One Agrobacterium vaccinii DNA window includes the following coding sequences:
- a CDS encoding ABC transporter ATP-binding protein yields MSAVKDTMTAPLLSVRDLSVAFHQGGKESVAVDHVSFDIMPGEIVALVGESGSGKSVTANSILKLLPYPAASHPSGQILFEDKDLLNASIRELRAVRGNDITMIFQEPMTSLNPLHSIERQIGEILELHQAITGIEARKRTLELLLQVGIREPEKRLKAYPHELSGGQRQRVMIAMALANRPKLLIADEPTTALDVTVQAQILELLGDLKNQHDMSMLFITHDLGIVRKFADRVCVMTKGKIVETGTVEQVFTDPQHAYTRHLLAAEPKGEPPLSDSSKPVVMQGDDIKVWFPIKAGLMRKVVDHVKAVDGIDMTLRAGQTVGVVGESGSGKTTLGLALSRLISSKGRISFIGQSIDGYSYAMMKPLRNRLQVVFQDPYGSLSPRMSVGEIIAEGLRVHEKSLSADERDRRVAQALDEVGLDTATRWRFPHEFSGGQRQRIAIARAMVLKPRFVMLDEPTSALDMSVQAQVVDLLRDLQARHDLAYLFISHDLKVVKALANDMIVMRHGKVVESGPAKSIFEAPKEDYTRALMAAAFNIEAVKTAAISE; encoded by the coding sequence ATGAGTGCCGTAAAGGATACGATGACCGCTCCGCTTCTTTCCGTCCGTGACCTGTCCGTTGCCTTTCATCAGGGCGGCAAGGAGAGCGTGGCCGTCGATCATGTGTCGTTCGATATCATGCCCGGCGAGATCGTCGCGCTGGTGGGGGAGTCGGGCTCGGGCAAATCGGTAACGGCGAATTCCATTCTGAAGCTTTTGCCATACCCTGCCGCCAGCCATCCCTCCGGGCAGATTCTGTTCGAAGACAAGGATCTGCTGAACGCCTCGATCCGCGAGCTTCGTGCGGTTCGCGGCAACGACATCACCATGATCTTTCAGGAGCCAATGACCTCGCTCAATCCGCTGCACAGCATCGAGCGGCAGATTGGCGAAATCCTCGAGCTTCATCAGGCCATCACCGGCATCGAGGCGCGCAAACGGACGCTGGAACTGCTGTTGCAGGTCGGTATTCGTGAGCCGGAAAAGCGGCTGAAGGCCTATCCGCACGAGCTCTCCGGCGGCCAGCGTCAACGCGTGATGATTGCCATGGCGCTCGCCAACCGGCCGAAGTTGCTGATTGCGGATGAGCCGACGACGGCCCTCGACGTGACGGTGCAGGCGCAAATTCTCGAATTGCTGGGCGATTTGAAGAACCAGCATGACATGTCCATGCTGTTCATCACCCATGATCTCGGCATCGTGCGCAAATTTGCTGATCGCGTGTGCGTGATGACCAAGGGTAAGATCGTGGAGACCGGCACGGTCGAGCAGGTCTTCACCGATCCGCAGCACGCCTATACCCGTCACCTTCTGGCCGCCGAACCGAAGGGCGAACCGCCGCTGTCCGATAGCAGCAAGCCCGTGGTCATGCAGGGAGATGACATCAAGGTCTGGTTCCCGATCAAGGCCGGACTGATGCGCAAGGTGGTGGATCACGTCAAGGCGGTGGATGGAATCGATATGACCCTGCGCGCCGGTCAGACGGTGGGCGTTGTGGGCGAATCCGGTTCGGGCAAGACGACGCTAGGACTGGCGCTGTCGCGACTGATTTCGTCCAAGGGGCGGATCAGCTTTATCGGCCAGTCCATCGATGGCTATTCCTATGCGATGATGAAGCCGCTCAGAAACCGGCTTCAGGTGGTGTTTCAGGACCCCTATGGTTCGCTGAGCCCACGCATGTCGGTGGGTGAAATCATCGCCGAAGGTCTGCGGGTGCATGAAAAATCGCTGTCTGCGGATGAACGGGACCGGCGCGTGGCGCAGGCGCTGGATGAGGTGGGCCTGGATACCGCCACCCGCTGGCGCTTCCCGCACGAATTCTCCGGCGGCCAGAGACAACGCATCGCTATTGCCCGCGCCATGGTGCTCAAACCGCGCTTCGTGATGCTGGACGAACCGACATCGGCGCTGGATATGAGCGTGCAGGCGCAGGTGGTAGACCTGTTGCGCGATTTGCAGGCCCGGCATGATCTGGCCTATCTCTTCATCAGCCACGACCTGAAGGTTGTCAAAGCGCTCGCCAACGACATGATCGTGATGCGCCACGGCAAGGTGGTGGAGAGTGGCCCAGCAAAGTCGATCTTCGAAGCGCCGAAGGAAGACTATACGCGCGCGCTGATGGCGGCGGCTTTCAACATCGAGGCGGTCAAAACGGCAGCGATCAGCGAGTAG